The following coding sequences lie in one Primulina huaijiensis isolate GDHJ02 unplaced genomic scaffold, ASM1229523v2 scaffold34235, whole genome shotgun sequence genomic window:
- the LOC140968239 gene encoding protein transport protein yos1-like isoform X2 — protein MGLWMLLEGCLLLANALAILNEDRFLAPRGWSFQDYSGVKRNSFKGQVLGLIYATQYLRVPLILFNLLVVVVKLVSG, from the coding sequence ATGGGGTTGTGGATGCTGCTGGAGGGATGTCTGCTTCTTGCAAATGCACTGGCCATATTAAATGAAGACCGATTCCTTGCCCCCAGAGGTTGGAGCTTCCAAGATTATTCAGGAGTTAAGAGAAACTCATTCAAGGGGCAGGTTCTTGGTCTCATATATGCAACCCAATACTTGAGAGTTCCTCTTATACTTTTCAATTTACTCGTCGTCGTCGTAAAACTGGTGTCTGGCTGA
- the LOC140968239 gene encoding uncharacterized protein isoform X1, producing the protein MLQEMGLWMLLEGCLLLANALAILNEDRFLAPRGWSFQDYSGVKRNSFKGQVLGLIYATQYLRVPLILFNLLVVVVKLVSG; encoded by the coding sequence ATGCTGCAGGAAATGGGGTTGTGGATGCTGCTGGAGGGATGTCTGCTTCTTGCAAATGCACTGGCCATATTAAATGAAGACCGATTCCTTGCCCCCAGAGGTTGGAGCTTCCAAGATTATTCAGGAGTTAAGAGAAACTCATTCAAGGGGCAGGTTCTTGGTCTCATATATGCAACCCAATACTTGAGAGTTCCTCTTATACTTTTCAATTTACTCGTCGTCGTCGTAAAACTGGTGTCTGGCTGA